In the Dasania marina DSM 21967 genome, one interval contains:
- the rnt gene encoding ribonuclease T yields the protein MEDNKKHPLAERFRGFLPVVIDVETGGFNCRTDALLEIAATTLTMNEAGELCIDETYDFNVDPFEGANLEKSALEFTGIDPHDPERAAEPEEMVFPDLMQLIRAKVKSHDCTRAVLVGHNAHFDHGFVMAAIERCGIKRHPFHPFSVFDTATLSGLAFGQTVLAKSCVAAGLEFCNTAAHSAAYDTEKTAELFCLIVNRWKTLGGWDLALAAQASDAEETATADSEER from the coding sequence GTGGAAGACAACAAAAAACACCCACTGGCAGAACGCTTTCGCGGCTTCTTGCCCGTTGTTATCGATGTCGAAACCGGCGGCTTTAACTGCCGCACCGATGCCCTGCTAGAAATAGCCGCCACCACCCTCACCATGAACGAGGCCGGCGAACTCTGCATCGATGAAACCTACGATTTTAACGTAGACCCTTTTGAAGGCGCCAACTTAGAGAAATCCGCTCTAGAGTTTACCGGCATAGACCCCCACGACCCCGAGCGCGCAGCCGAGCCCGAAGAAATGGTATTCCCCGACCTGATGCAACTGATACGCGCCAAGGTCAAATCCCACGACTGCACCCGCGCCGTGCTAGTGGGCCACAACGCCCACTTCGATCATGGTTTTGTGATGGCCGCTATCGAGCGCTGCGGAATTAAACGCCACCCCTTCCACCCCTTCTCCGTGTTTGATACCGCCACCCTCTCGGGGCTGGCCTTTGGCCAAACCGTATTAGCCAAAAGCTGTGTAGCGGCAGGGCTGGAATTTTGTAATACCGCCGCCCACTCTGCGGCTTACGACACCGAAAAAACCGCTGAGCTGTTTTGCTTAATTGTAAACCGCTGGAAAACGTTGGGGGGCTGGGACTTGGCGCTGGCGGCACAAGCTAGTGATGCGGAAGAAACCGCCACCGCCGATAGCGAAGAACGCTAA
- a CDS encoding transposase has product MYIPGIPAHIVQRGNNRDVCFFSDADYQYYKVLLAEGLKRYEGHLYVYCLMTNHVHLPITFCYADSISRTIQYIGRNIRNISIRLTDAVPRCGRACTRVAQWMLSTICYSATAI; this is encoded by the coding sequence ATGTATATTCCAGGTATTCCCGCCCATATTGTTCAGCGTGGCAATAACAGAGATGTTTGTTTTTTTAGTGATGCTGATTATCAGTATTACAAAGTATTGCTAGCGGAAGGACTAAAGCGCTACGAAGGTCATTTATACGTTTATTGTTTGATGACTAATCATGTGCATTTGCCCATTACCTTTTGCTATGCCGATAGCATTTCTAGAACCATTCAATATATTGGGCGGAATATTCGCAATATATCAATAAGACTTACAGACGCAGTGCCACGCTGTGGGAGGGCATGCACAAGAGTAGCTCAGTGGATGCTGAGCACTATTTGTTACTCTGCTACCGCTATATAG